ACCATGTAATGTTTATCTTCAATTATCCGTGCTGCTTTAATATCTGATAATGGATAGAAGTATAGTCCAATCATATAAACAAGAAATGGTAATATCGTATAAAATAGAAACCAGCTAACAAATCCACCTTGGAACATAGCATAAGCATATGTAGCAGTGCCGATCCCAACAATAAAAGCAGCACCCTTCACGGTTTGCCATTTTGATAAAAATTCCTTCATTATAGAGTACGTCTCCTTACAATTGGAACCTCAACTTTCTGAAGTAGCTCATTGACTAACTTTACTGCCGTTACGTTAGTAAATTGAGCTTCTGGTGTAAGTAAGATACGATGACTAAGCACAAATGGTGCTAAATATTGCACATCATCTGGTAACACATACTCTCTTTGAACAATAAGCGCATATGCTTGAGCCGCTTGCATTAAGGCAATCGATCCCCGTGGACTTACTCCAAGTTCAACATCAGTGTGCTCACGAGTTGCTCGAACTAAGTTAACAATATAACGCTTTACTTCTTCGTTCACATGTACCTGCTTCGCCACCATTTGTAACTGTACTAACTCTTCAACGGTTAGAACTTCCGTCAATTCTTGAATCGGGTCTTTCTTTTCCATTCGACTTAACATGACATATTCATCTTCAGCTTCTGGATAACCCATGTTAATTTTTATTAGGAAACGATCAAGTTGTGCTTCTGGTAGTGGATATGTTCCTTCAAAATCGATTGGATTTTGCGTTGCCATCACGAAGAAAGGTCTTGGAAGTTGTCTTGTTACACTATCGACTGTAACACTTTGCTCTTCCATTGCCTCGAGTAACGCGGCTTGCGTCTTAGGTGAAGTACGATTAATTTCATCCGCTAAAACGATATGAGCCATTAACGGACCTGGTCGAAATTCAAAATCATTCTCTTTCGCATTGTAAATCGATGCACCCGTAATGTCCGAAGGTAATAAGTCTGGAGTAAATTGAATTCGTTTAAAGTCAGTTCCGAATGACTTAGCAATACTACGCACAAGCATCGTTTTACCTACCCCAGGTACATCCTCTAGCAGAACATGACCTCCCGCGAGTAATGCCATTATACTTAATAGTGCTGTTTCTTGCTTTCCAATAATCACTTTATTTATATTTTCAAGTATTGTTGCAACCTTATCATGGTACATTGCTTCAATATGTGGTGGTTTCAAAGAGATTCTCCCTACTTTCTCTCATAATTTCTATATTCATATACACTTATTTTATCCTTTATTATCTAGTAACAGACTCTAAGTTCTTCACATCATAAAATACTGTGAAATATTACCTATATCTCAGTAATAATAAGCACCTATCATCACTTAATCAGTTCAACTTATTATAACAAACATCTCAAAGTAAACCTTACAGAAGTATGCTATCCTCCAATAATCATTCGATAGACCTGAACCATAAGTATGAGTATCCTATCTCCTTCTATTAAACTCTCCTCCTAGTGACTAAAATTCTACTTAAAACCTATCATTCAACGATATACAAAACTCACACAAACTACATAAAACCTACACTTGAACTACAGATGCAGATTGTTTAATAAATGTTGTAAGAACAAGCAACACAAACTATTATACAAAGGAGTAGATGAACATGAATTTATTACCATTAACACTTGCAGGTGGCATTTTAGTAAGTGGAATTGCTGCAGGTACTACAACGACTGAACAAGAACAAACACTTGAAGAAAAGCTAGCACCTTATCAGCAAGTAGAAGACGGAGCAATTGGAACATCCCTTAAAGATCTTCCTCAAGAATTAGTTGATGAGTTGGAGGAAACTTATGGGAATGATGACACCGAATATAAGCTTTATGCTGCTTTAGGTGATGACAATGAGCTTAAGGAAGTTGAAGTTCGTGTAGATGAAAAAACGGGAATCCAATTTTTTAAGGACTCAGAAACAGGGGAATATACGAACCAATTAGGAACACTCAAAACTGACATTAACACAGGTGAAATTTTCGATGCTGAAACAGGGGATTTATTAACAACAGCCGCAGAAATTTCAGAACGTTTATGGACGAAAGTAGAAGGCGGCATGCAAATATCTAGAGATGATATCCCAGAT
This is a stretch of genomic DNA from Bacillus solimangrovi. It encodes these proteins:
- a CDS encoding AAA family ATPase, encoding MYHDKVATILENINKVIIGKQETALLSIMALLAGGHVLLEDVPGVGKTMLVRSIAKSFGTDFKRIQFTPDLLPSDITGASIYNAKENDFEFRPGPLMAHIVLADEINRTSPKTQAALLEAMEEQSVTVDSVTRQLPRPFFVMATQNPIDFEGTYPLPEAQLDRFLIKINMGYPEAEDEYVMLSRMEKKDPIQELTEVLTVEELVQLQMVAKQVHVNEEVKRYIVNLVRATREHTDVELGVSPRGSIALMQAAQAYALIVQREYVLPDDVQYLAPFVLSHRILLTPEAQFTNVTAVKLVNELLQKVEVPIVRRRTL